In Alphaproteobacteria bacterium, one DNA window encodes the following:
- a CDS encoding 4-hydroxy-tetrahydrodipicolinate reductase produces the protein MINIAIIGIFGRMGQEISKEIAKSDNFNLISGLCKKTQLTNNTFSKELLLSSDINEVISGVDVVIDFSNPDLSLEVANAANKKRINYICGTTGFTNEQFAKLKILAENSVFIWGSNMSIGINLLLALIKKSSSVLGEEFNAEIIEMHHKYKKDSPSGTAISLGKAIADSRNHDFNKVAKLSREGILAERSNDEIGFATLRGGSVIGDHQVIFAEDSEIITLGHKACDRAIFAKGALKAALAAQNKANGFYNIQDIFI, from the coding sequence ATGATTAATATAGCAATTATTGGAATTTTTGGTCGCATGGGTCAGGAAATAAGTAAAGAGATTGCTAAGTCAGATAATTTTAATCTTATTTCTGGTTTATGTAAAAAAACACAATTAACAAATAATACTTTTAGCAAAGAACTATTACTTTCCTCTGATATCAATGAAGTAATCTCAGGAGTTGATGTTGTTATTGACTTTTCCAATCCAGACTTAAGTTTAGAAGTAGCTAACGCTGCTAATAAAAAGCGCATAAATTACATTTGTGGTACCACAGGATTTACCAATGAGCAGTTTGCCAAACTTAAAATTTTAGCAGAAAATAGTGTCTTTATTTGGGGCTCTAATATGAGTATTGGGATTAATTTACTTTTAGCCTTAATTAAAAAATCTAGTTCTGTTTTGGGTGAGGAGTTTAATGCTGAAATTATTGAGATGCATCATAAATATAAAAAGGATTCGCCATCTGGCACTGCTATTTCTCTTGGAAAGGCCATTGCTGATAGTAGAAACCATGATTTTAATAAGGTTGCAAAATTATCAAGAGAAGGAATTTTAGCTGAAAGATCAAATGACGAAATAGGCTTTGCTACATTGAGAGGTGGTTCTGTGATAGGCGATCATCAAGTTATTTTCGCAGAAGATAGTGAAATAATCACTTTAGGTCATAAAGCATGTGATAGAGCTATTTTTGCAAAA
- the rpmA gene encoding 50S ribosomal protein L27, with product MAHKKSGGSSRNGRDSAGRRLGVKLFAGESIKAGQIIIRQRGTKYYPGENVGIGKDHTLYALIQGKVAFRKTKTKTFALVEAA from the coding sequence ATGGCTCATAAAAAATCAGGTGGTAGTTCCCGTAACGGAAGAGATTCCGCAGGTAGAAGATTAGGTGTAAAATTATTTGCTGGTGAGTCCATAAAAGCGGGACAAATCATAATAAGACAAAGAGGTACAAAATACTATCCAGGTGAAAATGTTGGAATAGGTAAAGACCACACTTTATATGCTCTTATTCAAGGTAAAGTAGCTTTCCGTAAAACCAAAACAAAAACATTCGCTCTAGTTGAAGCGGCTTAG
- the rplU gene encoding 50S ribosomal protein L21 translates to MYAIIENKGKQLKVEKDSIVKIDRLETKSGEKITFDNVLLLNEGKDTKVGSPNISGAVVTATVVENKKDDKIIVFKKKRRHNYRRKIGHRQEYTLIKIEDIKG, encoded by the coding sequence ATGTACGCGATAATTGAAAATAAAGGAAAACAGCTAAAAGTTGAAAAAGACTCTATAGTTAAAATAGACAGATTAGAAACTAAGTCTGGTGAAAAAATTACATTTGATAATGTATTATTATTAAATGAAGGAAAGGATACTAAAGTTGGTTCTCCGAATATATCTGGTGCTGTAGTAACCGCCACGGTAGTGGAAAATAAAAAAGATGATAAAATTATTGTATTCAAAAAGAAAAGAAGACATAATTATCGTAGAAAAATAGGTCACAGACAAGAATATACATTAATAAAAATCGAAGATATTAAAGGTTAA
- a CDS encoding F0F1 ATP synthase subunit C — translation MELESLKFIGIGLTALSFFGAAIGLSNIFATAIKSIARNPSAESKVSKYVFIGAGFAESMGLFALVIALMLLFVA, via the coding sequence ATGGAACTTGAAAGCTTAAAATTTATTGGAATTGGTTTAACCGCACTTAGTTTTTTTGGTGCAGCTATAGGACTTAGTAATATCTTTGCAACTGCTATAAAAAGCATCGCAAGAAATCCTTCTGCTGAATCAAAAGTATCTAAATATGTATTTATAGGTGCAGGTTTCGCTGAGTCTATGGGCTTATTTGCTCTAGTTATAGCATTAATGTTATTATTTGTAGCTTAA
- a CDS encoding F0F1 ATP synthase subunit A: MAGKEGGSPLEQFRINEIQDLSLFGQNIVFTNSSLFLVLATVTIIGYFLFAIKNQQIVPTRLQVTAEFFYNFIKNMLIENAGPSAIKFFPLAFSLFMFVLFSNLLGMVPYSFTTTSHIFTTFSLAAMLFIIVVIAAFIKHGFKFFSIFLPSGTPLWLAPLLIVIELFAYLMRPVSLSIRLAANMTAGHTMLKVIAGFIVPLGYLGGWLPLLFLVLLTGFEIFVAILQAYIFTMLACVYLSDAVELHH, encoded by the coding sequence ATGGCAGGTAAAGAAGGAGGCTCTCCACTTGAACAATTTAGAATCAATGAAATCCAGGATTTAAGCCTTTTTGGTCAAAACATAGTTTTCACAAACTCCTCTTTATTTTTGGTTTTAGCAACCGTTACAATAATCGGTTATTTTTTGTTTGCGATTAAAAACCAGCAAATTGTACCAACTAGACTTCAAGTAACTGCAGAATTTTTTTACAACTTTATAAAAAATATGCTGATTGAAAATGCGGGACCTTCTGCAATAAAATTCTTCCCCTTAGCCTTTAGTCTTTTCATGTTTGTTTTATTTTCTAACCTACTTGGTATGGTGCCATACAGTTTCACCACTACAAGTCACATATTTACTACTTTTAGCTTGGCCGCTATGCTTTTTATCATTGTCGTAATTGCAGCCTTTATCAAGCATGGCTTTAAATTCTTCTCTATATTTTTGCCAAGTGGCACGCCATTATGGCTAGCACCATTGCTAATAGTCATTGAATTATTTGCATATTTAATGAGACCTGTAAGCCTATCCATTAGACTTGCAGCTAACATGACAGCAGGACATACCATGTTGAAAGTAATAGCAGGATTTATAGTACCATTAGGGTATTTAGGTGGTTGGCTACCTTTGTTATTTTTAGTTTTATTGACTGGTTTTGAAATTTTTGTTGCAATTTTACAAGCATATATATTTACTATGCTTGCTTGCGTATATCTAAGTGATGCAGTTGAACTTCATCATTAG
- a CDS encoding AtpZ/AtpI family protein encodes MQNNLKNSLDKIDNGINYFKNKEKKANKSEKRQTNQQLKYTTQVTVDLLSGLAVGAFIGYELDKFFQTKPLCFIVFMVLGIAGGTLNLIRNLNK; translated from the coding sequence ATGCAAAATAACCTTAAAAATAGCTTAGATAAAATCGATAATGGAATAAATTATTTCAAAAATAAAGAGAAAAAAGCAAATAAATCAGAAAAAAGACAAACAAATCAACAATTAAAATATACTACACAAGTTACAGTTGATTTATTATCTGGCCTTGCAGTTGGCGCCTTTATTGGCTATGAGTTAGATAAATTTTTTCAAACAAAACCATTGTGTTTTATTGTTTTTATGGTATTAGGTATTGCCGGTGGTACACTAAATTTAATAAGAAACTTAAATAAATAA
- the dprA gene encoding DNA-protecting protein DprA: MHKKLHYFDLIKLSYLPNKAINKLRHLCIKALDLNEFLSLPTVENELAKIAHGVIEQDYNFIIANDIEIITFFSPSYPKYFKNISHFPIMFYAKGNLDLLQGNLLAIVGSRSPNLNNIKLVEDLCDYLNHFNLVLISGMAKGIDSVVHLNAKNTIAVIGTGLKQCYPRENKYLMDRLSDEQLIISEYPINMAPMKMNFPKRNRIIAALAELVIIIEAKINSGSISTANFALSYNKDIFAVAGHPYDYKVMGTNKLIKDGANMLLDFAEVIEVLNQKIKVERFFNEVEPSIKKNIKINKVVKTHKEVLNYVAADGVEFEDLISKLNMDTAELNEILAELELEDFIYQDEFGKIYKRVN, from the coding sequence TTGCATAAAAAATTACATTATTTTGATTTGATCAAATTATCATATTTGCCCAATAAGGCAATTAATAAATTACGCCATTTATGTATAAAAGCTCTAGATTTAAATGAGTTTCTATCTTTGCCTACGGTTGAAAACGAGTTAGCTAAAATAGCGCATGGCGTAATTGAGCAAGATTATAATTTTATTATTGCTAATGATATAGAAATTATTACATTTTTTTCCCCCTCTTATCCAAAATATTTTAAAAATATATCTCATTTTCCTATCATGTTTTATGCAAAAGGTAATTTAGATTTATTGCAGGGAAATTTGCTAGCTATTGTTGGTTCTAGGTCTCCTAACCTTAATAATATAAAGCTAGTCGAGGATTTGTGCGATTATTTGAACCATTTTAATTTGGTGCTTATATCAGGTATGGCAAAGGGTATAGATAGTGTGGTACATTTAAATGCAAAGAATACTATAGCAGTAATAGGAACAGGTTTAAAGCAATGTTATCCTAGAGAAAATAAATATTTAATGGATAGGCTTAGTGATGAACAATTAATTATTTCTGAATATCCTATAAATATGGCGCCTATGAAAATGAATTTTCCTAAAAGAAATAGAATAATCGCTGCTTTAGCAGAGCTGGTGATTATAATAGAGGCAAAAATAAATTCTGGTTCAATATCAACTGCTAATTTTGCGCTTAGTTACAATAAAGATATCTTTGCCGTAGCTGGACATCCTTATGATTATAAAGTTATGGGTACAAATAAGTTAATCAAGGATGGGGCAAATATGCTATTAGATTTTGCCGAAGTAATTGAGGTTCTTAATCAGAAAATAAAGGTCGAAAGGTTTTTTAATGAGGTTGAACCCTCCATTAAGAAAAATATTAAGATTAATAAAGTTGTAAAAACACATAAAGAGGTTTTAAACTATGTTGCAGCAGATGGGGTAGAATTTGAGGATTTGATTAGTAAACTAAATATGGATACAGCAGAGTTAAATGAAATTTTAGCTGAGCTAGAATTAGAAGATTTTATATACCAAGATGAATTTGGTAAGATTTATAAAAGGGTTAACTAA